One Fulvia fulva chromosome 12, complete sequence genomic region harbors:
- a CDS encoding Serine/threonine-protein kinase chk1 → MGGPPNSQAAPLPSNLPFRLVSKTIGSGAYASIRKAIPLKSSTPVIAVKFINKEHAFKQGKLRPKQLQIELALHSSVCPHQNIIKYIKHGDDERWVWMALELAEGGDLFDKIEADEGVGEDVAHFYFTQLVSAISWCHGKGVAHRDIKPENMLLSGEGDLKLADFGLATKFLNEKTNERKTCAMVCGSPPYIAPEILAVGHRNQKRKEGQDKIGYNPQVADVWSCAIVLFVLLVGNTPWDSPVMEESYEYHDYVSSKGKPSDELWSRIPSESLSLVRGMLNIESSERMTLDNVRKHPWYTRENPHINIKNGKAKNPMALATQMLESLRIDFNAPVQSSQRHRGPAHSQDDRMDIDSNKLQPDFSHLASTQPETPVTEATFDWEAPPRLGAGISASQPQAGHERAHAVMTHPTRQDLLDLFNEDPSMSQFCPTPSVPLTLTQAARNFKDIMPSHSLARFISALSFAQLLPMLMSALHRMNIPVAAPSQAALEGKEDAVSLRVKTLDARQQQLHGMLIVERISIPGQSGLDVLEVRFVKAKGDPLGWRRLFKQIVVLCKDGIVVPNN, encoded by the exons ATGGGAGGCCCGCCGAAT TCGCAAGCAGCACCTCTGCCCAGCAATCTCCCCTTTCGCCTGGTCTCAAAGACAATTGGATCAGGCGCGTATGCTTC AATACGAAAAGCAATACCTCTAAAGTCGTCCACTCCAGTCATCGCGGTCAAATTCATCAACAAAGAGCACGCATTCAAGCAGGGAAAACTACGGCCCAAGCAATTGCAGATCGAACTTGCATTACACTCTTCAGTATGTCCCCATCAAAACATCATCAAATACATCAAGCACGGAGACGATGAAAGATGGGTGTGGATGGCTCTCGAGCTGGCTGAAGGCGGTGATCTATTCGACAAGATCGAGGCCGACGAGGGCGTGGGCGAGGATGTGGCACACTTCTACTTTACACAGCTTGTCAGCGCTATCAGCTGGTGTCATGGCAAGGGAGTGGCCCATCGTGACATCAAGCCAGAGAACATGCTGCTCAGCGGAGAAGGCGACCTGAAGTTGGCGGACTTCGGACTGGCGACCAAGTTTTTGAATGAGAAGACGAACGAGAGGAAAACCTGCGCTATGGTCTGTGGGAGTCCGCCGTACATTGCGCCAGAGATCTTGGCTGTCGGCCATCGAAATCAGAAGCGCAAGGAAGGGCAGGACAAGATAGGGTACAATCCACAAGTCGCCGATGTGTGGTCATGCGCCATTGTGCTCTTCGTCCTGCTGGTCGGAAACACGCCGTGGGACTCGCCGGTCATGGAGGAGAGCTACGAATACCACGATTATGTCTCGAGTAAAGGCAAGCCGAGCGATGAGCTGTGGAGTAGGATACCATCAGAATCGCTGAGCCTGGTGCGAGGCATGCTGAACATCGAGTCAAGCGAGCGCATGACGCTGGACAATGTACGAAAGCATCCATGGTACACGCGAGAGAATCCTCACATCAACATAAAGAACGGCAAAGCGAAGAACCCCATGGCACTGGCCACACAGATGCTGGAGTCCCTCCGCATAGACTTCAACGCACCAGTGCAATCGTCGCAACGGCATCGTGGACCCGCGCATTCACAAGACGACCGCATGGACATCGACAGTAATAAATTGCAACCAGACTTTTCACACTTGGCATCTACGCAGCCGGAAACTCCAGTCACAGAGGCGACTTTCGACTGGGAGGCACCGCCACGTTTAGGAGCCGGTATCAGCGCTTCACAACCTCAGGCTGGACACGAACGAGCCCATGCGGTAATGACCCATCCCACCAGACAAGACCTCCTCGACCTCTTCAACGAAGACCCGTCCATGTCGCAGTTCTGCCCGACACCTTCAGTACCTCTCACCCTAACCCAAGCGGCAAGAAACTTCAAAGACATCATGCCCTCACACTCCCTCGCGCGCTTCATCTCAGCGCTGTCGTTTGCACAGCTGCTCCCGATGCTGATGTCCGCCCTACATCGAATGAACATCCCCGTAGCTGCACCCTCACAGGCTGCGCTCGAGGGCAAAGAGGATGCAGTCTCACTGCGTGTCAAGACACTGGATGCACGACAGCAGCAACTTCACGGCATGCTGATTGTGGAGCGTATCAGCATCCCCGGACAGAGTGGCCTGGATGTGTTGGAAGTGCGCTTTGTCAAGGCAAAGGGCGATCCTCTCGGATGGAGGAGATTGTTCAAGCAGATTGTGGTGTTGTGTAAGGACGGAATTGTGGTACCGAATAATTAA
- a CDS encoding Developmental regulator flbA, whose translation MHQTSSKLLRMTDDDRPFTRDFKDLFSTLMVSLPLGPHRVRFSRIEHTFTTLELTTNLGSLKFSQSNRMPDPKDTSRIVTTTTTTTFSMAREMAKSVCQRFLDARFIESVDGKTDFSSKNSVWQLTPKGMNILSRFCQRNGIAQRHVNDLLNSPRNIMQLVTLERDPETDKLSYDQAVIDIIFRRFAGDTGPNLKVGSSSSDSDSNSDCVNGIAGVRMVRAKRGDKNSPYVFTGIAAFDWLMECCTTVDKREVFDIANAFLNADLIELYMADRSQSSSQASQATGFRASKSVTYAVTMKGMIVAGWVASPTGTANGERTAAPVKPTNGVSRDSNTNRMTVIIRDPALRLLFREYLRETHCEENLAFYVEVKSFLADYERAKRGPAAPRQDTIRETLASAYSLYNAFLAPGSPCELNIDHTLRNALAGRMTRSVGEDEQLIKSLDEVAALFDQAQSSVFKLMASDSVPKFCRDPKYAAVLRERKLENMIAAVQIS comes from the exons ATGCACCAAACATCATCGAAATTGCTCAGAATGACGGACGATGATCGGCCATTCACCAGG GACTTCAAGGACCTGTTCAGTACACTCATGGTCAGTCTGCCTCTGGGGCCACATCGCGTGCGCTTCTCCAGGATAGAGCACACTTTCACAACATTAGAGTTGACCACGAATCTGGGATCTCTCAAATTTTCGCAATCCAACCGAATGCCTGACCCCAAGGATACCTCACGGATAGTAACCACCACGACCACCACAACATTCTCCATGGCGAGAGAAATGGCAAAATCTGTTTGCCAGCGGTTCCTGGATGCGAGATTCATCGAGTCTGTGGACGGCAAGACAGACTTCTCATCGAAGAACTCGGTATGGCAGCTCACACCCAAAGGCATGAACATCTTGTCACGATTCTGCCAACGCAACGGCATCGCCCAAAGACATGTCAACGATCTCCTAAATTCGCCGCGAAACATCATGCAGCTGGTCACCTTGGAAAGAGATCCCGAGACCGACAAGTTGAGCTACGACCAAGCTGTGATAGACATTATTTTCCGACGTTTCGCTGGTGACACTGGCCCCAACCTCAAGGTGGGCTCGTCATCATCAGATTCCGATTCGAACAGCGATTGCGTCAACGGCATTGCGGGTGTAAGGATGGTGCGTGCTAAGCGAGGCGACAAGAATTCACCCTATGTGTTCACAGGCATCGCTGCGTTCGACTGGTTGATGGAATGTTGCACGACAGTCGACAAGCGAGAAGTTTTCGACATCGCCAATGCGTTTCTCAACGCCGATCTCATCGAGCTATACATGGCCGACCGATCACAAAGCAGTAGTCAAGCGTCACAAGCAACTGGGTTCCGAGCATCAAAGTCTGTAACCTACGCTGTGACGATGAAAGGCATGATAGTCGCTGGGTGGGTTGCGAGTCCAACCGGTACGGCGAACGGCGAAAGAACCGCCGCACCTGTCAAGCCGACAAATGGTGTGTCTCGCGACTCGAACACCAACCGCATGACTGTCATTATTCGGGATCCGGCTCTCCGGCTACTTTTTAGGGAATACCTCAGAGAGACTCACTGCGAAGAGAACTTGGCATTTTATGTGGAGGTGAAATCGTTTCTCGCGGACTACGAGCGGGCAAAGCGCGGTCCAGCAGCACCCAGGCAGGATACGATCAGGGAGACCCTCGCGTCCGCCTACAGCCTTTACAACGCATTCCTTGCACCAGGCTCACCATGCGAGCTCAACATCGATCACACCCTACGAAATGCTCTTGCCGGTCGCATGACCCGGTCAGTCGGTGAGGACGAACAGCTGATCAAGAGCCTGGACGAGGTCGCTGCCCTCTTTGACCAGGCACAAAGCAGCGTGTTCAAGCTCATGGCCAGT GACTCGGTGCCAAAATTCTGCCGCGACCCCAAGTATGCTGCTGTCCTCCGTGAGCGAAAGCTCGAGAACATGATTGCAGCAGTCCAGATCAGCTAG
- a CDS encoding 2-oxoglutarate-dependent dioxygenase citB yields the protein MSISMPRKAQLPRTATLLFGAYRIQSHVQAGHTCSSFNSRAMSTQADLAIPTIDVSSFLKQPSSPAAREVIDQVRAACETTGFFQIVNHGIPSPLQESVFTAARKFFALPMEEKRSLDAKHNVGHRGYDVLESQSYEEGVLPDLKEGLYVGNDIPASDERTKSGRFFMGPNVWPQSLDSADLRQPVEAYYSAVYALSLRVLDMMAPALPYDVKDLFSRFTGADLVAAPLRLVHYPPARATKQRQLGSSAHTDFGAITLLLSDGVPGLEVQNRKSGSWMQVPPSEDAYVVHVGDMLQMWTGGRLKSSVHRVLNGEERDRYSIVFFFDGNLDCPLTPLDEKDRIEGQEVPTVEGHMLKRMADSYGKGKK from the exons ATGAGCATCTCCATGCCACGCAAAGCGCAACTGCCACGAACAGCGACTCTCCTCTTCGGAGCATACAGAATCCAGAGCCACGTCCAAGCCGGGCATACTTGCTCTAGCTTCAATTCTCGAGCGATGTCGACGCAAGCAGATCTTGCCATACCTACCATCGATGTGTCCAGCTTTCTGAAGCAGCCTTCATCTCCTGCTGCACGCGAAGTCATCGATCAGGTTCGTGCAGCATGTGAGACGACCGGCTTCTTCCAGATTGTGAATCATGGAATTCCGTCGCCGTTGCAAGAAAGTGTCTTCACCGCAGCTCGGAAGTTCTTCGCACTGCCGATGGAGGAGAAGCGTTCGCTGGATGCGAAGCACAATGTTGGACATCGTGGCTATGATGTGCTCGAAAGTCAGTCGTACGAAGAGGGCGTGCTCCCGGATCTGAAGGAG GGACTGTATGTTGGTAACGACATTCCAGCGTCCGATGAGCGTACCAAGTCAGGACGCTTCTTCATGGGCCCGAATGTATGGCCGCAGAGCCTCGATTCTGCAGATCTGCGACAGCCTGTCGAAGCATACTACTCTGCCGTCTACGCATTGTCGCTTCGTGTTCTCGACATGATGGCTCCTGCTCTGCCATACGACGTCAAAGATCTCTTCAGTCGCTTTACCGGTGCTGACCTGGTCGCTGCTCCTCTACGCCTGGTGCACTACCCACCAGCACGGGCCACCAAGCAGCGTCAATTGGGGTCGTCTGCTCACACTGACTTTGGCGCGATCACGCTGCTGCTGTCAGATGGCGTTCCCGGCTTAGAGGTTCAGAACCGCAAGTCAGGCTCCTGGATGCAAGTTCCTCCTTCCGAGGACGCTTATGTCGTTCATGTTGGGGACATGTTGCAGATGTGGACGGGCGGTCGGCTCAAGAGTAGTGTTCATCGCGTCCTCAATGGTGAAGAGAGGGATCGGTATAGCATTGTGTTCTTTTTCGATGGCAACCTGGACTGTCCTTTGACTCCGCTTGATGAGAAGGATAGGATTGAGGGACAGGAGGTGCCCACTGTTGAGGGTCATATGTTGAAGAGGATGGCAGATTCGTATGGCAAGGGAAAGAAGTAG
- a CDS encoding O-methyltransferase AMT9, which translates to MTTLTQLAEQALESARKLDAFAETSFQCDTLSDLPPELETERKNLVDASQAMKRLSLGAVGSMLETLFTFTDLQALHYIYHNKIPAYVPAEGDTSFEDVAKAAGVDPGPLRRFLQHAMASNFFVETRPGFVGHSPASLLLRNDTGAMDTVGFLLEDLAPAALQTVRAYEKWPNSSEPNETGFNVAEATEKPFYRLLADDPERSRRFGAGMRFMTKGSLYDLSHLVNGYDWAALNDAKATVVDVGGGHGSVSIALAKAFPALRFVVQDLEGTVHSGKKELPAELQHQVNFMPHDFFSEQPVHGADVYFFRFIFHNWADKYATKILHALIPALKPGARIVIYEFLPDAVATTKWSQKQPRNLDMIQALGWNSLERTQDDWAALFDKAGAGFQFIGTKIPPGSAVSLIEASWRGADVVAGTTMPIKSQVSKPIELVAEA; encoded by the exons ATGACGACTTTGACACAACTCGCTGAGCAGGCGCTCGAATCAGCGAGAAAGCTGGATGCTTTTGCGGAAACAAGCTTCCAATGCGACACCCTCAGCGACCTGCCGCCGGAGCTGGAGACGGAGAGAAAGAATCTTGTTGATGCCTCCCAAGCAATGAAGCGTTTGAGCCTAGGAGCTGTCGGCTCTATGCTTGAGACGCTCTTCACG TTCACCGATCTTCAAGCTCTTCACTACATCTACCACAACAAGATACCAGCATATGTACCAGCCGAGGGTGATACATCCTTCGAAGACGTCGCAAAAGCCGCAGGCGTTGATCCGGGACCGTTGCGTCGATTCTTGCAGCATGCTATGGCCAGCAACTTCTTTGTCGAGACTCGACCAGGTTTCGTAGGTCATAGCCCAGCGTCACTTCTCCTTCGCAACGACACAGGCGCTATGGATACAGTCGGCTTCCTTCTCGAAGACCTTGCACCAGCAGCTTTGCAGACGGTGAGAGCATATGAGAAGTGGCCGAACAGCAGCGAACCCAACGAGACTGGATTTAATGTTGCCGAGGCCACGGAGAAGCCGTTCTATCGCCTCCTGGCGGATGACCCGGAGCGATCTCGAAGATTTGGCGCAGGCATGAGGTTCATGACCAAAGGCTCTCTGTACGATCTCAGCCACCTGGTCAACGGCTACGACTGGGCTGCTCTCAATGATGCGAAAGCAACAGTCGTTGATGTTGGCGGTGGCCACGGTTCCGTCAGTATTGCCCTAGCCAAGGCCTTCCCAGCTCTAAGGTTTGTCGTTCAGGACTTGGAAGGTACTGTTCACAGCGGAAAGAAAGAACTGCCAGCCGAGCTACAGCACCAAGTCAACTTCATGCCCCATGACTTCTTCTCAGAGCAACCAGTACACGGCGCAGACGTCTATTTCTTCCGTTTCATCTTCCACAACTGGGCGGACAAGTATGCCACCAAGATTCTGCACGCCTTGATCCCAGCACTGAAGCCAGGGGCACGCATCGTCATTTACGAGTTCCTACCAGATGCTGTTGCAACTACGAAGTGGAGCCAGAAGCAGCCAAGGAACTTGGACATGATTCAAGCCTTGGGTTGGAATAGTCTCGAGAGGACACAAGATGACTGGGCTGCTCTGTTTGACAAGGCTGGTGCCGGGTTCCAGTTTATTGGCACGAAGATCCCGCCAGGGAGTGCTGTGAGTCTGATTGAGGCTTCTTGGCGAGGCGCCGATGTTGTGGCTGGGACCACGATGCCGATTAAGAGTCAGGTCAGCAAGCCCATCGAGCTTGTCGCTGAAGCATGA
- a CDS encoding Ethanolamine-phosphate cytidylyltransferase: MAPRTDPDVGCSVPEAGQWPVDPQEHVPIREDRLWIDGCFDFFHHGHAGVMLQSRRFGNDLLVGLHNDEDIAANKGPTVMNLAERVAAVNACRFSTLCVPHAPYVTSIPWISHYGCRYVTHGDDITSDASGEDCYRFVKKAGRMKIVPRTPGISTTDLVGRMLACTKDHFIDSLVDCFEGREDTSGKAGGAEGGQEMHKRIQEYAAAPNGVDPYVEVYSYAWEAGQRDGHKFTSLVSGSQPRSDQRLVYVDGGFDLFSSGHIAFLESVAKLEPGAFIVAGVHDDKVINQYRGVNYPIMNIFERGLCVVQCTYIHSVVFGAPYTPSKAYLESLPFGRTPDAVYHGRTAFMPTSLDPYADAKAMGIFKETPEHDFQDVNAAQIVQRIMDSRDEYEARQKKKGQKAVGEEAHHKRELLEREAETERQRRLNEA; the protein is encoded by the exons ATGGCACCCCGCACTGATCCTGATGTTGGTTGCAGTGTTCCTGAAGCTGGTCAATGGCCCGTTGACCCTCAAGAACATGTACCCATTCGCGAAGACAGACTATGGATCGATGGCTGCTTCGACTTCTTCCACCACG GCCACGCAGGCGTCATGCTCCAGTCAAGACGCTTCGGGAATGACTTGCTTGTGGGACTTCACAATGACGAGGACATCGCGGCCAACAAAGGGCCGACTGTCATGAACCTGGCTGAAAGAGTCGCTGCCGTCAATGCATGCCGTTTCTCAACGCTTTGCGTGCCCCATGCGCCGTATGTGACGAGCATACCGTGGATCAGCCATTATGGATGTCGGTACGTTACCCATGGAGACGACATTACGAGCGATGCCAGTGGGGAGGACTGCTACAGGTTCGTGAAGAAGGCGGGAAGGATGAAGATCGTGCCGAGGACGCCTGGGATCAGTACGACAGATCTGGTGGGGAGGATGTTGGCTTGCACGAAAGATCATTTCATCGACAGCTTGGTGGACTGCTTCGAAGGGAGGGAAGATACGAGCGGGAAAGCAGGCGGAGCAGAAGGTGGGCAAGAGATGCATAAGCGGATACAAGAATATGCCGCGGCACCAAATGGTGTCGATCCATACGTGGAGGTGTACAGTTACGCTTGGGAGGCTGGACAGAGAGACGGACATAAGTTCACGTCGTTGGTATCCGGCAGCCAACCCAGATCCGACCAGCGTCTGGTATACGTGGACGGCGGCTTCGATCTCTTCTCCTCTGGTCACATCGCCTTCCTCGAGTCTGTCGCCAAACTCGAGCCAGGTGCCTTCATCGTCGCTGGAGTCCACGACGACAAAGTCATCAACCAATACCGTGGCGTGAACTACCCCATCATGAACATCTTCGAGCGAGGTTTGTGCGTTGTGCAGTGCACTTATATTCACAGCGTCGTATTTGGAGCACCTTACACACCATCGAAGGCCTATCTCGAATCATTGCCCTTTGGCAGGACTCCGGATGCAGTCTACCATGGTCGCACAGCTTTCATGCCGACGTCGCTGGACCCATACGCGGACGCGAAGGCTATGGGCATTTTCAAGGAAACTCCCGAGCATGACTTTCAAGATGTCAATGCTGCGCAGATCGTGCAAAGGATCATGGATAGCAGAGACGAGTATGAAGCACGACAGAAGAAGAAGGGGCAGAAAGCCGTGGGCGAGGAAGCGCATCATAAGCGTGAGCTGCTTGAGCGTGAGGCGGAAACTGAGAGGCAGAGACGATTGAACGAAGCTTGA
- a CDS encoding Adenylate-forming reductase cicB, translated as MGDMAAATSSDDFHRPVVTLRDPDCPFHSILDLVDFNAKHNPNHTFAIQLTKDVDGGLTEKLVISFRTLKSTILACSNDLAQTVLGGAPEASQPVALLMASHVCLIIYMFALMHRKVPVVLLSARLSPSAIEHLLKATGTSKIIASANLLERVKDAVANHVSFEQFSVHEQESLEALIARDESMSMSSHTSLAQGTPTKHTEHSLILHSSGTTGMPKPIYHTERYLLAFATCHDLPVTPDGPCLSTLPLFHGYGLLPSCLALSVGLTVCLPPKSEIPNAPAMVHYLRLVNAGSLISVPSVLEDMAASDGLKVLKQLAFVAFGGGKLKESAGQALIVGGVPLLNHYGATESGPLAPIFVPGSDYDWHYFRLREDAGIQLQPTGVNDDGRQQFRLSVQPPGWNSIFQIQDELVRAPLSVHQNYAAVGRMDDVLVLANGEKVRPGILEAQVTEHPDVKSAIVFGNDQTEVGLLLQPAHRVDVQEHGRFVDLIWPDIQNANLLMDAHAQVLSKQCVIVVPHDAELPRSDKGSILRREVYTTFEVEISNVYTRLDNSVNKKLAEPLRWENFEDDISTMLHKHCHLRSQPGGLSPDDDLFARGLDSLQAVQLRRRQQASLANSQKMALQAESLPRDFVYRFPSIRKMADAMRGVHHEEFDTEFDQVAMDKLVAQYSTSNRVHIALITGATGGLGSHVVEHLAKSPNIHTVFCLIRPEPECDPKARLLKALSLRGLDLDEVAESKVRVLECDLASQDLGLSGEDYQQVLTSVRWVMHAGWPMDFKLTLASFAPAFQALRNLLSLVDKIGRSGRDATPKFVFISCCALDIGYARAKLVCEAIVEHASTHCSTATVQYIRMGQLCGNSKTGIWNEEEHIPALLKSSLVMGALPEMSGTLSWIPVDQAAEVACDILLDTGSERLCFHVESPIRQSWADMLSIIRRQLGLHKTTAYDQWLAELSQTASTDSPAVKLLPNFQTHFERMACGQVTLDTFAAREVSPALRRVGGVSDVEIGRYVARWRESGFLK; from the coding sequence ATGGGCGACATGGCAGCAGCAACGTCCAGCGACGACTTCCATCGCCCAGTTGTCACTCTTCGAGATCCGGACTGCCCATTCCACAGCATCTTGGACCTCGTCGACTTCAACGCCAAACACAATCCAAACCACACCTTCGCAATCCAGCTGACCAAGGACGTCGACGGGGGTCTGACGGAAAAGCTCGTCATCAGCTTCCGTACCTTGAAGTCAACAATCTTAGCATGCAGCAATGATCTTGCTCAGACTGTCTTGGGAGGAGCTCCAGAAGCTTCGCAGCCAGTGGCTCTCCTCATGGCAAGCCATGTCTGCCTGATCATCTACATGTTTGCACTGATGCATCGCAAAGTTCCGGTCGTGTTGCTTTCAGCACGGTTGAGTCCTTCGGCTATCGAGCACTTGCTGAAGGCGACCGGAACGTCCAAGATCATTGCCAGCGCAAACCTGCTCGAGCGCGTAAAAGACGCCGTGGCGAATCATGTGTCGTTCGAGCAATTTTCAGTCCATGAACAGGAGTCCTTGGAAGCTCTGATTGCCAGGGACGAGAGCATGTCGATGTCCAGTCATACCTCGTTGGCACAGGGCACGCCGACCAAGCATACCGAACACAGTCTGATTCTTCACTCATCAGGCACTACGGGCATGCCGAAGCCAATATACCACACAGAGCGTTATCTGCTGGCATTTGCTACCTGCCATGATCTGCCCGTAACCCCGGATGGACCATGCTTGTCAACACTGCCGCTCTTCCATGGATATGGCCTGCTTCCCTCATGCCTGGCCTTGAGTGTGGGACTGACAGTATGCTTGCCTCCAAAATCGGAGATACCAAATGCGCCCGCCATGGTTCATTACCTTCGACTCGTCAACGCCGGGTCGCTCATCAGCGTGCCGTCGGTATTGGAAGACATGGCAGCATCCGATGGGCTCAAAGTGTTGAAGCAACTTGCGTTCGTCGCTTTCGGAGGCGGCAAGCTGAAAGAATCTGCTGGACAAGCACTCATTGTAGGTGGAGTACCATTGTTGAACCATTACGGCGCAACCGAGAGTGGTCCTCTGGCGCCGATCTTTGTTCCCGGAAGTGACTATGATTGGCATTATTTTCGACTTCGCGAGGATGCAGGCATCCAGCTTCAGCCGACCGGTGTGAACGACGATGGACGGCAACAGTTTCGCTTGTCGGTTCAGCCACCGGGTTGGAACAGTATTTTTCAGATCCAAGATGAGCTTGTTCGAGCACCGCTTAGTGTCCACCAGAACTATGCAGCTGTTGGCAGGATGGATGATGTATTGGTGCTGGCCAATGGTGAGAAAGTCCGACCAGGGATACTGGAAGCCCAGGTCACAGAGCATCCAGATGTCAAGTCTGCCATCGTCTTTGGTAACGATCAGACTGAGGTCGGCCTGCTGCTCCAGCCAGCACACAGGGTCGATGTTCAGGAACATGGTCGGTTCGTGGATTTGATTTGGCCAGATATCCAGAACGCGAACCTGCTGATGGACGCTCATGCGCAAGTTTTATCGAAACAGTGCGTGATTGTTGTCCCCCATGATGCAGAACTGCCACGATCGGACAAAGGCTCCATACTGCGCAGAGAAGTGTATACGACATTCGAAGTGGAAATATCGAACGTGTACACGCGATTGGACAATTCGGTGAACAAGAAACTCGCCGAGCCTCTGCGTTGGGAGAACTTTGAAGATGATATTAGTACAATGCTCCATAAACATTGTCACTTACGATCCCAGCCAGGAGGACTTTCTCCCGACGACGACCTCTTTGCAAGAGGTCTGGACTCCCTTCAGGCAGTGCAACTTCGCCGCAGGCAACAAGCATCGTTAGCAAATTCGCAGAAGATGGCTCTTCAGGCGGAGTCTCTGCCGCGCGACTTCGTCTACCGCTTTCCATCGATTCGGAAGATGGCAGACGCAATGCGAGGCGTTCACCACGAGGAGTTCGACACCGAGTTCGACCAAGTTGCGATGGACAAGCTCGTGGCGCAATACTCAACGAGCAATAGAGTGCATATTGCACTTATCACTGGAGCTACTGGAGGTCTGGGCTCGCACGTTGTCGAGCACCTGGCGAAGTCACCCAACATCCATACTGTCTTTTGTCTCATACGCCCAGAGCCGGAGTGTGATCCAAAGGCGAGATTGTTGAAGGCTTTGAGCCTCAGAGGGCTTGACCTGGACGAGGTGGCAGAAAGTAAGGTCCGCGTTCTGGAGTGCGACCTTGCAAGTCAGGACCTGGGCCTAAGCGGGGAGGACTACCAGCAAGTCTTGACCTCTGTCAGATGGGTCATGCATGCTGGTTGGCCAATGGACTTTAAACTGACTCTGGCGTCCTTTGCACCTGCTTTCCAAGCTCTGCGAAACCTGCTGTCTCTCGTTGATAAGATCGGCAGATCTGGCAGAGATGCGACACCGAAGTTTGTATTCATCTCTTGCTGCGCACTGGACATTGGCTATGCGAGGGCAAAGCTTGTGTGCGAAGCCATTGTTGAACATGCTTCCACACACTGCTCGACTGCCACTGTCCAGTACATCCGAATGGGACAACTATGCGGAAACTCAAAGACTGGGATCTGGAACGAGGAGGAACATATACCTGCCCTGTTGAAGAGCAGCCTGGTCATGGGTGCCTTGCCAGAGATGTCAGGAACGCTGTCCTGGATCCCAGTGGATCAAGCCGCGGAGGTTGCGTGTGACATTCTCTTGGACACTGGATCGGAGAGGCTCTGCTTCCATGTAGAGTCGCCGATACGACAGTCTTGGGCGGATATGTTGTCCATCATACGCCGCCAACTCGGTCTTCACAAGACCACGGCGTACGATCAGTGGCTGGCCGAATTGTCCCAGACGGCGTCAACCGACTCTCCCGCTGTCAAGCTTTTGCCTAACTTCCAGACACACTTCGAGCGTATGGCGTGCGGACAGGTAACTCTGGATACATTCGCAGCGCGTGAGGTCTCTCCAGCACTCAGACGCGTGGGTGGAGTGAGCGATGTGGAGATCGGGAGATATGTTGCTCGATGGCGCGAGTCGGGATTCCTCAAGTAG